Proteins encoded by one window of Lates calcarifer isolate ASB-BC8 linkage group LG5, TLL_Latcal_v3, whole genome shotgun sequence:
- the plrg1 gene encoding pleiotropic regulator 1, with translation MTEDVQKHSVHTLVFRSLKRTHDMFVSDHAKSIALDDESHKVKMDVKLKAEYGAVLHMPVLKEGKDRVSHLPGSMQGHQSYTQPDDPEYLITGTHAYPSGPGVALTADTKMHRNPSEGGVHSMALALPPSQARQDVSRTAASVSDIHRHAGGAERSHPHSTAVSLMEGGGTRNSALMRKASTMPKPQWHPPWKLFRVISGHLGWVRSIAVEPGNQWFVTGSADRTIKIWDLASGKLKLSLTGHISTVRGVAVSSRSPYLFSCGEDKQVKCWDLEYNKVIRHYHGHLSAVYDLDLHPTIDVLVTCSRDATARVWDIRTKANVHTLTGHTNTVATVRCQSAEPQVITGSHDSTIRLWDLIAGKTRATLTNHKKSVRTLVLHPRQYTFASGSADNIKQWMFPDGNFIQNLSGHNAIINTLAVNSDGVLVSGADNGTIHMWDWRTGYNFQRIHAAVQPGSLDSESGIFACLFDHSESRLITAEADKTIKVYKEDDTATEESHPINWKPEILKRKRY, from the exons ATGACTGAG GATGTCCAGAAGCACTCAGTCCACACTCTGGTCTTCAGATCCCTCAAAAGGACCCATGATATGTTTGTGTCCGACCATGCGAAATCCATTGCACTGGACGATGAAAG CCACAAGGTGAAGATGGATGTGAAACTGAAAGCAGAGTATGGTGCAGTGTTACACATGCCTGTCCTAAAGGAAGGGAAAGACAGAGTCTCACATCTTCCAGGCAGCATGCAAGGCCACCAGAGCTACACACAACCAG ATGACCCAGAATATCTGATCACCGGGACACATGCTTACCCCTCTGGCCCTG GAGTGGCTTTGACTGCTGACACAAAGATGCACAGGAATCCCAGTGAGGGAGGAGTTCATTCCATGGCGTTGGCTTTGCCTCCCTCACAAGCCAG GCAGGACGTGAGCCGGACCGCAGCCAGTGTCAGTGACATCCATCGACacgcaggaggagcagagagatcTCACCCTCACTCAACTGCCGTG tcaCTCATGGAAGGGGGTGGCACCAGAAATTCTGCGCTCATGAGGAAAGCATCAACCATGCCCAAACCTCAGTGGCATCCACCATGGAAACTGTTTCGG GTCATCAGTGGTCACCTTGGCTGGGTGAGGTCCATTGCTGTGGAGCCGGGGAATCAGTGGTTTGTCACAGGGTCTGCTGATAGAACCATAAAG ATCTGGGACCTGGCCAGCGGGAAGCTAAAACTTTCTCTGACCGGACACATCAGTACAGTGCGTGGTGTGGCAGTCAGTAGCCGAAGCCCCTACCTGTTCTCCTGCGGTGAGGATAAGCAGGTCAAATGTTGGGACCTGGAGTACAACAAG gtCATCAGGCACTACCACGGACACCTGAGTGCTGTGTATGACTTGGATCTTCATCCAACCATTGATGTGTTGGTGACATGCAGCAGGGATGCCACAGCAAGG GTGTGGGACATCAGGACAAAAGCTAACGTGCACACACTGACCGGCCACACCAACACTGTGGCCACAGTGAGATGCCAATCTGCAGAGCCACAAGTCATTACCg GAAGCCACGATTCAACAATCAGACTGTGGGATTTGATTGCCGGGAAAACCAGAGCCACGCTGACCAATCACAAGAAGTCTGTCCGAACTCTGGTTCTGCACCCCAGACA ATACACATTTGCTTCTGGTTCTGCTGACAACATCAAGCAGTGGATGTTCCCAGATGGCAACTTCATCCAGAACCTTTCAGGCCACAATGCTATCATCAACACTCTGGCTGTTAACTCTGACGGCGTGTTGGTGTCAGGAG CCGACAATGGAACCATCCACATGTGGGATTGGAGGACAGGCTACAACTTCCAGAGGATTCATGCAGCTGTCCAGCCTGGATCTCTGGACAGTGAGTCTGGCATCTTTGCCTGCCTGTTCGACCACTCAGAAAGCAGGTTGATCACCGCTGAGGCTGACAAGACCATCAAAGTATACAAAGAGGACGACACCGCT ACGGAAGAAAGCCATCCGATCAACTGGAAACCAGAAATCCTCAAGAGAAAAAGAtactaa
- the LOC108901666 gene encoding uncharacterized protein LOC108901666: protein MPSHIMLSYQWDDQALVKKIYNRLKDDGLPVWMDIEGGVTGNINDAMAAGVEEAVVICPFMTMAYQASRSCKKELNYADSREVIIVPVMVEKNWDASEWLGLITAGLLWVDFRNAENDEEHFEMCLRSLEEEIMFNAGHLLAVEEPPREEVDEPEPSKRCPKRKPGRGFRHAFSDLYIHDSGEQIIHAASDSRNTVELSETPGDHCYWEEIKGNGCKYYRNVVTNRYLGKHRDSCSLNKGNMYVKNVVFIIKWSKINLTLQARKKGNVCFQVYTTFKFLLTRYKTTFLTYSSFPLQGLTKAVTRSTLRPVPLCLKSGCFWWTRQTRVIRELSSSRTNTQGGSWLSKMATSLD from the exons ATGCCATCTCATATTATGCTCTCTTACCAGTGGGATGACCAGGCTCTTGTGAAAAAGATCTACAACCGCCTCAAAGATGATGGGCTGCCAGTGTGGATGGACATCGAAGGAGGGGTGACAGGGAACATCAACGACGC gatgGCTGCAGGTGTGGAGGAGGCTGTAGTGATTTGTCCGTTCATGACCATGGCTTACCAGGCGTCCCGCAGTTGTAAGAAGGAGCTCAACTACGCGGACAGCAGGGAAGTTATCATCGTGCCTGTCATGGTGGAGAAGAACTGGGATGCCAGTGAGTGGCTGGGACTGATCACTGCAGGTCTGCTGTGGGTGGACTTCAG aaatgcagaaaatgatGAGGAGCACTTTGAGATGTGTCTCAGATCTCTGGAGGAGGAGATCATGTTTAACGCTGGTCACCTCCTGGCAGTGGAGGAACCTCCCAGAGAGGAGGTGGACGAGCCAGAACCATCAAAACGCTGCCCAAAGAGGAAACCGGGCCGAGGCTTTCGCCACGCCTTCTCAGACCTATACATTCATGACTCAG GTGAGCAGATAATCCATGCAGCTAgtgacagcagaaacacagtggAGCTCAGCGAGACACCTGGAGATCACTGCTACTGGGAGGAGATTAAGGGTAACGGCTGTAAATACTACAGGAACGTTGTCACCAACAGATACCTCGGTAAGCACAGAGACTCATGTTCACTGAACAAGGGCAACATGTATGTGAAAAATGTGGTCTTTATTATTAAATGGAGCAAAATAAATCTCACATTGCAAGCCAGAAAAAAGGGCAATGTTTGTTTCCAAGTCTATACAACTTTCAAATTTCTTTTGACTCgatacaaaacaacatttttaacgTACTCGTCTTTCCCTCTGCAGGGTTTGACCAAAGCAGTAACCAGGTCCACACTGAGGCCAGTCCCTCTGTGTCTGAAGAGTGGCTGCTTTTGGTGGACCAGACAGACCAGAGTCATCAGAGAGCTGTCATCATCAAGAACAAACACTCAGGGAGGTTCCTGGCTGTCGAAAATGGCCACCTCGTTGGACTAA